The following are encoded together in the Gordonia insulae genome:
- a CDS encoding YdcF family protein, with translation MRVRIAALMIALVTVLSVAVAAPARADTGSLGAGSSDLLSPNSVFLWQSPPTRYIVVLGAKMGTFGQTPAILERRMNVAANLALSHPFNRMIVSGGNTWWLPVSEAQFMNVGLIRRGVPMWQMVNEGASTSTVANATNTVAMLKHMGATGALIVTNGFHMPRAMQDFRAAAGKQHARLTFQAAYA, from the coding sequence ATGCGTGTACGGATCGCCGCCCTGATGATCGCACTCGTCACCGTGCTGAGTGTCGCCGTCGCCGCGCCGGCACGGGCCGACACCGGCAGCCTCGGCGCCGGGAGTTCCGACCTGTTGTCGCCCAACAGCGTCTTCCTGTGGCAGAGCCCGCCCACGCGATACATCGTGGTGCTCGGCGCCAAGATGGGCACCTTCGGGCAGACACCGGCCATCCTGGAGCGTCGGATGAACGTCGCCGCCAACCTCGCGCTGAGCCACCCGTTCAACCGGATGATCGTGTCCGGCGGCAACACCTGGTGGCTGCCGGTGTCGGAGGCCCAGTTCATGAACGTCGGCCTGATCCGACGCGGCGTCCCGATGTGGCAGATGGTCAACGAGGGCGCGTCGACCAGCACCGTCGCCAACGCCACCAACACGGTCGCGATGCTCAAGCACATGGGCGCCACCGGCGCGCTGATCGTCACCAACGGTTTCCACATGCCCCGGGCGATGCAGGACTTCCGCGCGGCGGCCGGAAAGCAGCACGCCCGGTTGACCTTCCAGGCCGCCTACGCCTGA
- a CDS encoding agmatine deiminase family protein: MTWRMPAERVAQERVWMAYPAPGYSLGDTEAEQDEARRTWAAVAHAIVGFEPVTVIVDPGEIAAARRHLSSEIEIVEAPLNDAWARDIGPTFVVDEGGRLGAVDWVFNGWGAAEWARWDRDERIASLIAGLCGAELIDSPMINEGGGIQVDGEGTVLLTESVQLGEGRNSAWTRAQVEAELARTIGSTHAVWLPYGLTRDNEMFGTRGHVDIVAAIPSPGVVLVHAQGDPGHPDHAVSATVREVFASSTDAAGRAWQIIDVPAPAVLRDDEGFVDYSYINHLVVNDAVIACSFDDPGDDTALGILGDAYPGRRVVSVDARPLFARGGGIHCITCQQPVAAVQPVL; the protein is encoded by the coding sequence ATGACCTGGCGGATGCCCGCGGAAAGGGTTGCCCAGGAACGGGTCTGGATGGCCTATCCGGCACCCGGATACAGCCTCGGCGACACCGAGGCCGAGCAGGACGAGGCACGGCGCACCTGGGCGGCCGTGGCGCATGCGATCGTCGGGTTCGAGCCGGTCACCGTGATCGTCGATCCCGGCGAGATCGCCGCGGCACGGCGACACCTGTCGTCGGAGATCGAGATCGTCGAGGCACCGCTGAACGATGCGTGGGCCCGCGACATCGGCCCGACGTTCGTGGTCGACGAGGGCGGACGGCTCGGTGCGGTCGACTGGGTGTTCAACGGTTGGGGTGCGGCCGAGTGGGCGCGGTGGGACCGCGACGAGAGGATCGCGTCTCTCATCGCCGGGCTCTGCGGCGCCGAACTCATCGACTCACCGATGATCAACGAGGGCGGCGGCATCCAGGTCGACGGGGAGGGCACCGTCCTGCTGACCGAATCGGTGCAGCTCGGCGAGGGACGCAACAGTGCGTGGACGCGTGCACAGGTGGAGGCCGAACTGGCCCGCACCATCGGCAGCACGCATGCGGTGTGGTTGCCGTACGGACTGACCCGCGACAACGAGATGTTCGGCACCCGTGGGCATGTGGACATCGTCGCGGCCATCCCGAGCCCGGGCGTGGTGCTGGTCCACGCGCAGGGCGATCCCGGGCATCCCGACCATGCGGTGTCGGCGACGGTGCGCGAGGTGTTCGCGTCGTCGACCGACGCGGCCGGCCGGGCCTGGCAGATCATCGACGTGCCCGCACCGGCGGTGCTGCGCGACGACGAGGGATTCGTCGACTACAGCTACATCAACCACCTGGTTGTCAACGACGCCGTGATCGCCTGCAGTTTCGACGATCCCGGCGACGACACGGCGCTCGGCATCCTCGGCGACGCCTACCCGGGTCGCCGGGTGGTGAGCGTCGATGCGCGACCGTTGTTCGCGCGGGGCGGCGGCATCCACTGCATCACCTGCCAGCAGCCCGTCGCCGCAGTTCAGCCAGTTCTTTAG
- a CDS encoding nitrilase-related carbon-nitrogen hydrolase, producing MFVATADLSASPPLCRYDEPTRDPVRVGLVQHRWQPDVEAVTAELADGIATAADLGARVVFLPEITLLRYPAFVRGGDDAAANAESLDDGPTITFARQMATTHGIHVHASVYERTDGVGDGLGFNTAILVSPSGELVGRTRKLHIPVTSGYYEDTYFRPGPADDDPYPVYRPDGLGGAALGLPTCWDEWFPELARAYSLAGADMIVYPTAIGSEPDFPDFDTEPLWHHVITGNAITAGTFMIVPNRHGDEGQITFYGSSFICDPYGRVLVRAPRDESAVLVADLDLNLRHDWLTLFPFLRTRRPDTYGPLVAPVADTTLGERRS from the coding sequence ATGTTCGTCGCCACCGCCGACCTCTCGGCGTCCCCTCCCCTCTGCCGTTACGACGAGCCGACCCGCGATCCGGTGCGTGTCGGACTCGTCCAGCACCGCTGGCAGCCCGATGTCGAGGCGGTCACGGCGGAACTCGCCGACGGCATCGCGACCGCCGCCGACCTCGGTGCGCGAGTCGTCTTCCTGCCGGAGATCACCCTTCTGCGGTATCCGGCGTTCGTGCGCGGCGGTGACGATGCCGCCGCGAACGCGGAGAGCCTCGACGACGGGCCGACGATCACCTTCGCGCGGCAGATGGCCACGACCCACGGGATCCACGTGCACGCGTCCGTGTACGAGCGGACCGATGGCGTCGGCGACGGCCTGGGATTCAACACCGCGATCCTGGTGTCCCCGTCCGGCGAGTTGGTGGGGCGCACCCGCAAACTCCACATCCCCGTCACCAGTGGGTATTACGAGGACACGTATTTCCGGCCCGGACCCGCGGACGACGATCCGTACCCGGTCTACCGGCCGGACGGCCTCGGCGGCGCCGCGCTCGGCCTGCCGACCTGCTGGGACGAGTGGTTCCCCGAGTTGGCGCGCGCCTACTCGCTGGCCGGCGCGGACATGATCGTCTATCCGACCGCCATCGGCAGCGAACCCGACTTCCCGGACTTCGACACCGAGCCGCTGTGGCATCACGTGATCACCGGGAATGCGATCACCGCAGGCACTTTCATGATCGTGCCGAATCGACACGGCGACGAGGGGCAGATCACCTTCTACGGGTCGTCGTTCATCTGCGACCCCTACGGCCGGGTGCTGGTGCGGGCGCCGCGCGACGAATCCGCCGTGTTGGTGGCCGACCTCGATCTGAACCTGCGCCACGACTGGCTGACCTTGTTCCCGTTCCTGCGCACCCGACGACCGGACACCTACGGTCCGCTCGTCGCCCCGGTCGCCGACACCACGCTGGGCGAACGTCGGTCATGA
- a CDS encoding NAD-dependent succinate-semialdehyde dehydrogenase, with product MSNTETIVDPQAVLKSVPTGLWINGESVPSSSGATFSVYDPATEEPLISVADATVDDARLALDKAAAVADDWAATAPRERGEILRRAFELLTERADDLAMLMTLELGRALPDSQGETKYGTEFLRWFAEEAVRIGGRFTTAPAGTGRILVTHAPVGPCLAITPWNFPLAMGTRKIAPALAAGNVMLVKPAHETPLTMLLLAQILAEAGLPAGVLSVLPTTLSGDVSTAIITDDRIRKISFTGSTPVGRTLLGQAAERVQRTSMELGGNAPFLVFDDADIDAAVEGAFAAKMRNGGEACTAANRFLVQSSVAEEFTAKLTEKMAAVRLGAGYESGVTLGPLVSAKQRDKVAEAVDDAIADGARVRLGGKVPEGKGFFYPATVLDQVDAYATVTRGEIFGPVAVISTFESETDAIKAANSTEYGLASYFYSRDHERCMRVSAALDSGMVGVNRGVISDPAAPFGGVKQSGIGREGGSEGIEEYLSVKYIALT from the coding sequence ATGAGCAACACCGAAACCATTGTGGACCCGCAGGCCGTCCTGAAGAGTGTGCCGACCGGCCTGTGGATCAACGGGGAGTCGGTCCCGTCGAGTTCGGGCGCCACGTTCTCGGTGTACGACCCGGCCACCGAGGAGCCACTCATCTCGGTCGCCGACGCCACCGTCGACGACGCGCGGCTCGCACTCGACAAGGCCGCTGCGGTCGCCGACGACTGGGCGGCCACCGCTCCCCGAGAACGGGGCGAGATCCTCCGTCGCGCTTTCGAACTGCTCACCGAGCGAGCCGATGACCTCGCCATGCTGATGACCCTCGAACTGGGTCGGGCGCTGCCCGACAGCCAGGGTGAGACCAAGTACGGCACCGAGTTCCTGCGCTGGTTCGCCGAGGAGGCGGTGCGGATCGGTGGCCGGTTCACCACCGCTCCCGCCGGCACGGGACGGATTCTCGTCACGCACGCACCGGTGGGTCCGTGCCTGGCGATCACGCCGTGGAACTTCCCGCTCGCGATGGGGACGCGCAAGATCGCGCCCGCGCTGGCGGCCGGCAACGTCATGCTCGTCAAGCCGGCTCATGAGACACCGCTGACCATGCTGCTGCTGGCCCAGATCCTCGCCGAGGCCGGATTGCCCGCCGGCGTGTTGTCGGTCCTGCCGACGACGCTCTCCGGGGACGTGTCGACGGCGATCATCACCGATGATCGCATCCGCAAGATCAGCTTCACCGGGTCCACCCCGGTGGGTCGAACCCTGTTGGGGCAGGCGGCCGAACGCGTGCAGCGCACATCCATGGAACTCGGCGGCAACGCGCCGTTCCTGGTGTTCGACGATGCCGACATCGACGCCGCCGTCGAGGGCGCGTTCGCGGCCAAGATGCGCAACGGCGGTGAGGCGTGCACGGCGGCCAACCGATTCCTGGTGCAGTCGAGCGTTGCAGAGGAGTTCACCGCCAAGCTCACCGAGAAGATGGCCGCGGTCCGGCTCGGCGCCGGGTACGAGTCGGGCGTCACGCTCGGGCCGCTGGTCAGCGCGAAGCAGCGCGACAAGGTCGCCGAGGCCGTGGACGACGCGATCGCCGACGGCGCGCGGGTCCGGTTGGGCGGCAAGGTACCCGAGGGCAAGGGTTTTTTCTACCCGGCGACCGTTCTCGACCAGGTGGATGCCTACGCCACGGTCACGCGCGGTGAGATCTTCGGACCGGTCGCGGTGATCAGCACCTTCGAATCGGAGACCGATGCCATCAAGGCGGCCAACTCCACCGAATACGGCCTGGCATCGTACTTCTACAGCCGCGACCACGAACGCTGCATGCGGGTCTCCGCGGCACTGGATTCCGGGATGGTCGGCGTCAACCGCGGGGTCATCTCCGATCCGGCCGCCCCCTTCGGTGGCGTCAAGCAGTCGGGTATCGGCCGCGAGGGTGGCAGCGAGGGCATCGAGGAGTACCTGTCCGTCAAGTACATCGCGCTCACCTGA